Proteins from a single region of Bradyrhizobium diazoefficiens:
- a CDS encoding cold-shock protein, with amino-acid sequence MAKGTVKWFNPTKGYGFIQPASGGKDVFVHISAVQKAGLSSLNEGQTVEYEEIANRGKTSAENLKV; translated from the coding sequence ATGGCTAAAGGTACGGTCAAGTGGTTCAACCCGACGAAGGGTTATGGATTTATCCAGCCTGCGTCGGGCGGCAAGGACGTGTTCGTGCATATCTCGGCAGTGCAGAAAGCCGGCCTGTCCTCGCTCAACGAGGGACAGACGGTGGAATATGAAGAGATCGCAAACCGGGGCAAGACGTCCGCAGAGAACCTCAAAGTATAA
- the putA gene encoding bifunctional proline dehydrogenase/L-glutamate gamma-semialdehyde dehydrogenase PutA — protein sequence MPNIPALFTAPYAPDDADIAARLFPSAHLSPPQEARIDRTATRLIEAIRKRDDRLGGVEDMLREFALSTKEGLALMVLAEALLRVPDARTADQFIEDKLGEGDFIHHETKSTAFLVNASAWALGLSARVIQPGETPDGTIGRLVKRLGAPAVRTATRQAMRLMGNHFVLGETIEQALERGKPRSGQKSRYSFDMLGEGARTAADAKRYFDAYASAIETIGKAAGGHPLPDRPGISVKLSALHPRFEAISRDRVMRELVPQLLDLAQRAKAHDLNFTVDAEEADRLELSLDVIAATLADSSLKGWDGFGLAIQAYQKRASAVIDYVHDLARAHDRKLMVRLVKGAYWDTEIKRAQERGLDGYPVFTRKAMTDLNYVACAAKLLSLRPRIFPQFATHNALTVPTVLELAGDSGGFEFQRLHGMGEALYEQLAKDHPEIAYRTYAPVGSHRDLLAYLVRRLLENGANSSFVAQAADYRVPVPALLKRPVDLIVRPDHGHHAKIPLPGDLFAPERRNSRGIEFGERAALDRLLADVKATTTDLKPVADATPEQVNAAVTAARAGFAAWSRTPSAVRAAALEQAAHLLESRGAHFIALLQREGGKTLDDALSELREAADFCRYYAAQGRKLFGSEVAMPGPTGESNALAMRGRGVFVAISPWNFSLAIFLGQVTAALMAGNSVVAKPAEQTPRIAREAVALLHEAGIPASALHLVTGDGRIGAALTAHPDIAGVVFTGSTEVARAINRTLAAKDGPIVPLIAETGGINAMIADATALPEQVADDVVTSAFRSAGQRCSALRLLFVQEDVADRMIEMIAGAARELKIGDPSDIANHVGPIIDVEAKQRLDAHIARMKSEARLHFAGTAPEGCFVAPHIFELKDASQLTEEVFGPILHVVRYRAENLARVLHAIERTGYGLTLGIHSRIDDTVEAIIDGVQVGNIYVNRNMIGAVVGVQPFGGNGLSGTGPKAGGPHYLARFATEQTVTINTAAAGGNAALLAGEE from the coding sequence ATGCCCAACATCCCGGCCCTCTTCACCGCCCCCTATGCGCCCGATGACGCCGACATCGCTGCGCGCCTCTTTCCGTCGGCGCATCTGAGCCCCCCGCAGGAGGCGCGGATCGACCGCACCGCCACCCGGCTGATCGAGGCGATCCGCAAGCGCGACGACCGGCTCGGCGGGGTCGAGGACATGCTGCGCGAGTTCGCGCTCTCGACCAAGGAAGGTCTGGCGCTGATGGTGCTGGCGGAAGCGCTGCTGCGCGTGCCTGATGCCCGCACCGCCGACCAGTTCATCGAGGACAAGCTCGGCGAGGGCGATTTCATCCACCACGAGACCAAATCCACGGCGTTCCTGGTCAACGCCTCGGCCTGGGCGCTCGGCCTGTCGGCGCGGGTGATCCAGCCCGGCGAGACGCCCGACGGCACCATCGGCCGGCTGGTGAAACGGCTCGGCGCACCCGCCGTGCGCACCGCCACGCGTCAGGCGATGCGTCTGATGGGCAATCATTTCGTGCTGGGCGAGACCATCGAGCAGGCGCTGGAGCGGGGGAAACCGCGCTCCGGCCAGAAGTCGCGCTATTCCTTCGACATGCTCGGCGAAGGCGCGCGCACGGCGGCCGACGCAAAACGCTATTTCGACGCTTATGCCAGTGCGATCGAAACCATCGGCAAGGCGGCAGGCGGCCATCCCCTGCCAGACCGTCCCGGCATCTCCGTCAAGCTCTCGGCGCTGCATCCGCGCTTCGAGGCGATCAGCCGCGACCGTGTCATGCGCGAACTGGTGCCGCAATTGCTGGACCTCGCGCAGCGTGCCAAGGCCCATGACCTCAACTTCACCGTCGATGCCGAGGAAGCCGACCGGCTGGAGCTGTCTCTCGACGTGATCGCGGCAACGCTCGCCGATTCCTCGCTCAAAGGTTGGGACGGGTTCGGGCTTGCGATCCAGGCCTATCAGAAGCGCGCAAGCGCGGTGATCGACTACGTTCACGACCTTGCTCGTGCGCATGACCGCAAGCTGATGGTGCGCCTGGTCAAGGGCGCCTATTGGGACACCGAAATCAAGCGCGCGCAGGAGCGCGGGCTCGACGGCTATCCCGTGTTCACCCGCAAGGCGATGACGGACCTGAACTACGTCGCCTGCGCCGCGAAGCTTTTGAGCCTGCGGCCGCGGATCTTCCCACAGTTTGCGACCCACAACGCCCTCACCGTTCCAACCGTGCTGGAGCTTGCCGGCGACAGTGGCGGCTTCGAATTCCAGCGCCTGCACGGCATGGGCGAGGCGCTCTACGAGCAGCTCGCCAAGGATCACCCTGAGATCGCCTACCGCACCTATGCGCCGGTCGGCAGCCATCGCGATTTGCTCGCCTATCTGGTGCGGCGGCTGCTCGAGAACGGCGCCAACTCGTCCTTCGTGGCGCAGGCAGCCGATTACCGCGTGCCGGTCCCGGCGCTGTTGAAGCGTCCCGTCGATCTCATCGTTCGTCCCGATCACGGCCATCACGCCAAAATCCCGCTGCCGGGCGATCTGTTCGCGCCGGAGCGGCGCAATTCGCGCGGCATCGAATTCGGCGAGCGCGCCGCGCTCGATCGGCTGCTGGCCGACGTCAAGGCCACCACGACCGACCTCAAGCCCGTCGCTGACGCAACGCCCGAGCAGGTGAACGCGGCAGTGACTGCCGCACGCGCCGGCTTCGCCGCTTGGAGCCGGACGCCGTCTGCCGTGCGCGCCGCGGCGTTGGAGCAGGCCGCGCATCTCCTGGAGAGCCGCGGCGCCCATTTCATCGCGCTCTTGCAACGCGAGGGCGGCAAGACCCTCGACGATGCGCTGTCGGAGCTGCGCGAGGCTGCCGACTTCTGCCGCTATTATGCCGCGCAAGGCCGAAAGCTGTTCGGCAGCGAGGTCGCGATGCCGGGCCCGACCGGCGAGAGCAACGCGCTCGCCATGCGCGGCCGCGGCGTCTTTGTCGCGATCTCGCCGTGGAATTTTTCGCTGGCGATCTTCCTCGGCCAGGTCACCGCGGCGCTGATGGCCGGCAACAGCGTCGTTGCAAAGCCCGCCGAGCAGACGCCGCGCATCGCGCGCGAGGCCGTCGCGCTGCTGCACGAGGCCGGCATCCCCGCAAGCGCGCTGCACCTCGTCACCGGAGATGGCCGCATCGGCGCTGCGCTGACCGCGCATCCTGATATCGCCGGCGTCGTCTTCACCGGCTCGACCGAGGTCGCGCGCGCGATCAACCGGACGCTTGCCGCAAAGGACGGGCCGATCGTGCCGCTGATCGCGGAGACCGGCGGCATCAATGCCATGATCGCGGATGCCACCGCGCTGCCCGAGCAGGTCGCCGACGACGTCGTGACGTCAGCCTTCCGTTCGGCCGGCCAGCGCTGCTCGGCGCTGCGGCTCCTGTTCGTGCAGGAGGACGTCGCCGACCGCATGATCGAGATGATCGCGGGCGCGGCGCGCGAGTTGAAGATCGGCGATCCCAGCGACATCGCGAACCATGTCGGCCCTATCATCGACGTCGAGGCCAAGCAACGCCTCGATGCCCACATTGCGCGGATGAAGAGCGAGGCGCGGCTACACTTTGCCGGCACAGCTCCGGAAGGCTGCTTCGTCGCGCCGCACATCTTCGAGCTCAAGGACGCCAGCCAGCTGACCGAGGAGGTGTTCGGCCCGATTCTCCATGTCGTGCGCTACCGCGCCGAAAACCTCGCGCGAGTCCTGCACGCGATCGAGCGCACCGGCTACGGACTGACGCTCGGCATCCACTCCCGCATCGACGACACGGTCGAGGCCATCATCGACGGTGTGCAGGTCGGCAACATCTACGTCAACCGCAACATGATCGGCGCGGTGGTCGGCGTGCAGCCGTTCGGCGGCAACGGCCTGTCCGGAACCGGCCCAAAAGCCGGCGGCCCGCATTACCTCGCGCGCTTTGCCACCGAGCAGACCGTGACGATCAACACGGCGGCGGCCGGGGGCAATGCTGCGCTGCTTGCGGGCGAGGAGTGA
- a CDS encoding cytochrome c, with protein sequence MQRTLLPTIILAVAAAVGSALAAPVNYKTPDEVAAFKPGPNLEVVQGNCTACHSSDYVATQPPMKDKKGFWRAEVTKMIKVYGAPIDDADVGKIVDYLAATY encoded by the coding sequence ATGCAACGCACCCTTCTCCCCACCATCATACTCGCCGTCGCCGCCGCAGTTGGGTCGGCCCTTGCCGCGCCGGTCAATTACAAGACCCCCGATGAGGTCGCTGCCTTCAAGCCCGGGCCTAATCTCGAGGTGGTGCAGGGCAATTGCACCGCCTGCCACTCCTCCGACTACGTCGCCACGCAGCCGCCAATGAAGGACAAGAAAGGGTTCTGGCGGGCCGAGGTGACCAAGATGATCAAGGTCTATGGCGCACCGATCGACGATGCCGACGTCGGCAAGATCGTGGACTATCTGGCCGCGACTTATTGA
- a CDS encoding Lrp/AsnC ligand binding domain-containing protein, which translates to MELDRIDRKILSILQEDGRIANVELAERIGLSPTSIGERLKRLQREGFVEGYGARLNPHRLGLGLLVFVEVLLDKTTPDNFERFARAVKLAPEVLECHMVAGGFDYLVKARLADMTAYRRFLGETLLSMPGVRETRTYAVMEEIKRDAPLPVG; encoded by the coding sequence ATGGAACTCGACCGCATTGACCGGAAGATACTCTCGATTTTGCAGGAAGATGGGCGGATCGCCAATGTCGAGCTCGCCGAGCGCATTGGGCTGTCGCCGACCTCGATCGGCGAGCGGCTGAAGCGCCTGCAGCGCGAAGGCTTTGTCGAAGGCTATGGCGCGCGGCTCAATCCGCACCGGCTGGGCCTTGGCCTGCTGGTGTTCGTCGAGGTGCTGCTCGACAAGACCACGCCGGATAATTTCGAGCGCTTTGCGCGCGCGGTGAAACTCGCGCCCGAAGTGCTGGAGTGTCACATGGTTGCGGGCGGCTTCGACTATCTCGTGAAGGCGCGGCTGGCGGACATGACGGCGTATCGGCGCTTCCTCGGCGAGACCTTGCTGTCGATGCCGGGCGTACGCGAGACGCGCACCTATGCGGTGATGGAGGAGATCAAGCGCGACGCACCGTTACCGGTGGGCTGA
- a CDS encoding molybdopterin-dependent oxidoreductase, translated as MFDRRDLLKGAGLAALAATLNSTKALALDTVTLPFGNGERPLVNYPQKRPMIGLTSRPPQLETPFAIFNDGPITPNNAFFVRYHLADLPYNLDPDKFTLEVKGKVDKPLNLSLKDIRKMRATEIVAVNQCSGNSRGFFEPRVAGGQLANGAMGNARWRGVPLKAVLEMAGVQAGAKQVVFGGMDGPVSDKTPDFAKALDLAHAIDGEVMLAYGMNGEDLPFLNGFPLRLVVPGYYGTYWVKHLNEITVVDTIYDGFWMKSAYRIPDTPDNSVEPGTAPKATIPINRFTIRSFITNVADGAKLKAGRTTLRGIAFDGGKGIKDVSVSTDGGKSWASAKLGKDLGNYSFREWKLPVKLAAGQVDLRVRATSNSGETQPDTPRWNPAGYLRNVVETVRVSVA; from the coding sequence ATGTTCGATCGACGCGACCTGCTCAAAGGAGCGGGCCTTGCCGCACTTGCGGCCACGCTGAATTCCACCAAAGCGCTGGCGCTGGACACCGTTACGCTGCCCTTCGGCAACGGCGAACGGCCGCTGGTGAACTATCCGCAGAAGCGGCCGATGATCGGGCTCACCAGCCGGCCGCCGCAGCTCGAGACGCCGTTTGCAATCTTCAACGATGGCCCGATCACGCCGAATAACGCGTTCTTCGTGCGGTATCACCTCGCCGACCTCCCCTACAATCTCGATCCCGACAAGTTCACGCTCGAGGTCAAGGGCAAGGTCGACAAGCCGCTCAACCTGTCGCTGAAGGATATCAGGAAGATGAGGGCGACCGAGATCGTCGCCGTCAACCAGTGCTCCGGCAACAGCCGCGGCTTCTTCGAACCGCGCGTCGCCGGCGGCCAGCTCGCCAATGGCGCGATGGGCAATGCGCGCTGGCGCGGTGTGCCGCTGAAGGCGGTGCTCGAGATGGCCGGCGTGCAGGCCGGCGCCAAGCAGGTCGTATTCGGCGGTATGGACGGGCCGGTCAGCGACAAGACGCCCGACTTCGCCAAGGCGCTCGACCTTGCTCACGCCATCGACGGCGAGGTGATGCTGGCCTATGGCATGAACGGCGAGGATTTGCCGTTCCTCAACGGCTTCCCACTCCGCCTGGTCGTGCCCGGCTATTACGGTACCTACTGGGTCAAGCACCTCAACGAGATCACCGTCGTCGACACGATCTACGACGGCTTCTGGATGAAGTCGGCCTATCGCATTCCGGACACGCCGGACAATTCGGTCGAGCCCGGCACCGCGCCGAAGGCGACGATCCCGATCAACCGCTTCACCATCCGCTCCTTCATCACCAACGTCGCCGACGGCGCCAAGCTGAAGGCGGGACGCACGACGCTGCGCGGCATCGCTTTCGACGGCGGCAAAGGCATCAAGGACGTCTCGGTCTCCACCGACGGTGGCAAGAGCTGGGCTTCCGCCAAGCTCGGCAAGGATCTGGGCAATTACTCGTTCCGCGAATGGAAGCTGCCGGTGAAGCTTGCGGCAGGCCAAGTCGACCTCAGGGTGCGCGCCACCAGCAATTCCGGTGAGACGCAGCCGGACACGCCGCGCTGGAACCCGGCGGGTTATTTGCGCAACGTCGTCGAAACCGTCCGCGTCAGCGTGGCCTGA